In the Flavobacterium acetivorans genome, one interval contains:
- a CDS encoding JAB domain-containing protein: MATTNTANELAEIQVYYSTQNTHKEKINSVQTAYEFLLQSWDLGTLELQEEFKVILLNRANEALGIYSLSKGGITGTVVDVRLLFAVALKCNACGIIISHNHPSGNTKPSDADISLTKKIKKCSDLLDITLIDHLIITKNIFYSFSSEGMLT; the protein is encoded by the coding sequence ATGGCAACAACCAACACAGCAAATGAATTAGCAGAGATACAGGTTTACTATTCTACACAAAATACGCATAAGGAGAAGATTAATTCTGTGCAAACAGCTTACGAGTTCTTATTACAATCTTGGGATCTAGGTACACTGGAACTTCAGGAAGAGTTTAAAGTCATTTTACTTAATAGAGCCAATGAGGCTCTAGGTATATATTCTTTGTCCAAAGGCGGTATTACAGGAACTGTAGTAGATGTAAGATTACTATTTGCAGTAGCTCTCAAGTGCAATGCTTGTGGTATCATCATTTCCCATAATCACCCATCAGGTAACACAAAACCAAGTGATGCTGATATTAGTTTAACAAAGAAAATTAAAAAATGTTCTGATTTACTTGATATTACCTTAATAGACCACTTGATAATTACTAAGAATATTTTTTATAGCTTTTCAAGTGAAGGAATGTTAACGTGA